The Streptococcus equi subsp. equi nucleotide sequence TTGAGGATTATTTTTACCATAAGCGGCTCTTAATGGAAAATAGCCGAGCTGTTGTGGTCAATAGCGGTATGGAGCATTTTAATATCCTAGCAGAGCAGGTGGCTGATAAGCCTCATGATTTTTATGGCAAAGGGGCTTGCAATAGGCTGCTGCAGCGGCAGGCCTTCTCATTTCAAGCAGCCGGCAAGGTAGCTGGAGACTATGCGATTCAATTAATTGGCAGCTTCAATCAAGAAAATGCTATGGCTGCTGGACTAGCCTGTCTTCGACTGGGGGCAAGCCTAGAGGATATCCGCCAAGGCATTGCTAAGACAAACGTCCCTGGCCGCATGGAGGTCTTAACCATGACCAATCAGGCCAAGGTATTTGTTGATTATGCACATAACGGTGATAGCCTTGAAAAGCTCCTATCTGTTGTCGAAGAGTACCAGAAAGGCCAGATTTACTTGATTCTAGGAGCACCGGGCAATAAAGGCGAGAGCCGTCGGGCTGATTTTGGGCAAGTCATCAACCAGCACCCCAATGTTCGTATTATTCTGACTGCTGATGATCCTAATTTTGAGGACCCACAGCTGATTTCAGAGGAGATTGCTAGCTATATTCACCGCGAGGTTGATATTATCATTGACCGTAAAGAAGCAATCAAGACTGGTATGGAGCGCTGTCAGAATGAGCAGGATGCACTCATTATTGCTGGCAAGGGGGCTGATGCTTATCAGATTGTCAAGGGACAAAAGACTGCCTATGCAGGTGATTTAGCGATTGCAAAGAGCTACCTATAGACTGGTCTAACAGGCTAAACAGTAATAATTCTTAAGATTACTGATAATGATTCTAAGCTGGCTCCTTTTTTAGCATAAACTCAGTAATTAGATTCTGAAAGGCTTTTTTAGGCCTTTTTCTATGCTATAATGGGATAGCTTTTAAGAGAAAGCGCACTATTATAGTCAGACCAAAAAAGCGACTAGCATTTCATAGGCTATCAGCCCCTTAGAATTTTGCTAGCTGGCTTTGCTTGACTATTAGAAAGGAGAAAAACCATGTCAACAATCAGTGCTGAGAGGATTTCAGCTGGCTATGATCAATCGCTTATCATCAGCAACTTATCTGTCACTATTCCCGAAGGAAAGGTAACAACCATCATCGGTGCTAATGGCTGTGGGAAGTCAACCCTTTTAAAGACTCTGGCACGACTATTGCCACTCAAAGCAGGGCAGGTTCTCTTAGATGGACAAGCCATTGCTAGACTAGCAACCAAGGACGTTGCCAGAACACTAGCAGTTTTACCTCAGCTGCAAGAAGCTACTACAGCTACTG carries:
- the murE gene encoding UDP-N-acetylmuramoylalanyl-D-glutamate--L-lysine ligase, with translation MITIEHLLTILKKDHNFREVLDQDGYHFNYSGLQFDSLSYDSRQADEQTLFFAKGSAFKADFLRQAIAKGLRLYVSEIDYQVGIPVILVNNIKHAMSLAAMAFYDYPQNKLKLLAFTGTKGKTTAAYFAYHMLKESHKPALLSTMNTTLDGQHFFKSQLTTPESLDLFAMMAQCVANGMTHLVMEVSSQAYLVGRIYGLTFDVGVFLNISPDHIGPIEHPSFEDYFYHKRLLMENSRAVVVNSGMEHFNILAEQVADKPHDFYGKGACNRLLQRQAFSFQAAGKVAGDYAIQLIGSFNQENAMAAGLACLRLGASLEDIRQGIAKTNVPGRMEVLTMTNQAKVFVDYAHNGDSLEKLLSVVEEYQKGQIYLILGAPGNKGESRRADFGQVINQHPNVRIILTADDPNFEDPQLISEEIASYIHREVDIIIDRKEAIKTGMERCQNEQDALIIAGKGADAYQIVKGQKTAYAGDLAIAKSYL